Proteins encoded in a region of the Tachyglossus aculeatus isolate mTacAcu1 chromosome 11, mTacAcu1.pri, whole genome shotgun sequence genome:
- the CHST6 gene encoding carbohydrate sulfotransferase 6 — MVRLRVSSTTVAMLLVAQTGFLLFLYSRQGRSPPPSPEEPGGRVHVLILSSWRSGSSFVGQLFSQHPDVFYLMEPAWHVWVALAQGRAAALHMAVRDLVRSVFLCDMDVFDAYLPWRRNLSDLFQWATSRALCSPPACDAFRRDAISGEAACKTLCGKAPFGVVAEACRSYSHVAVKEVRFFNLRVLYPLLTDPSLDLRVVHLVRDPRAVLKSREQSAKALARDNGIVLGTNGTRVELDPGLRVVQEVCRSHVRIVEAATVKPPPFLRDRYRLVRFEDLARDPLAEIRGMYDFAGLRLTPRLGSWIYNITHGPGPGRRGEAFKITSRDALNVSQAWRQALPFPKIRRVQELCAGALRVLGYRSVDSEQEQRDLTLDLLLPRGRSQFSWASSMSFFSREK, encoded by the coding sequence ATGGTCCGGCTGCGCGTGTCCAGCACCACGGTGGCCATGCTCCTGGTGGCGCAGACCggcttcctgctcttcctctactCCCGCCAGGGCCGCTCGCCGCCGCCGTCGCCTGAGGAGCCGGGGGGCCGCGTGCACGTGCTGATCCTGTCCTCGTGGCGCTCGGGCTCCTCCTTCGTGGGGCAGCTGTTCAGCCAGCACCCGGACGTCTTCTACCTGATGGAGCCCGCCTGGCACGTGTGGGTGGCCCTGGCCCAGGGCAGGGCCGCCGCGCTCCACATGGCCGTGCGCGACCTGGTGCGCTCCGTCTTCCTCTGCGACATGGACGTCTTCGACGCCTACCTGCCCTGGCGCCGGAACCTCTCGGACCTCTTCCAGTGGGCGACGAGCCGGGCCCTGTGCTCCCCTCCGGCCTGCGACGCCTTCCGGCGGGACGCCATCTCCGGCGAGGCCGCCTGCAAGACGCTGTGCGGCAAAGCTCCCTTCGGGGTGGTGGCGGAGGCCTGCCGCTCCTACAGCCACGTGGCGGTCAAGGAGGTGCGCTTCTTCAACCTGCGGGTCCTCTACCCGCTGCTGACCGACCCCTCCCTCGACCTGCGCGTCGTCCACCTGGTGCGCGACCCCCGGGCCGTGCTCAAGTCGCGGGAGCAGTCGGCCAAGGCCCTGGCCCGGGACAACGGCATCGTCCTGGGCACCAACGGGACGCGGGTGGAGCTGGACCCGGGGCTTCGGGTGGTGCAGGAGGTCTGCCGCAGCCACGTGCGCATCGTCGAGGCGGCCACCGTCAAGCCCCCGCCCTTCCTCCGGGACCGCTACCGGCTGGTGCGGTTTGAGGACCTGGCGCGCGACCCGCTGGCCGAGATCCGGGGCATGTATGACTTCGCCGGCCTCCGCCTCACGCCCCGGCTCGGCTCCTGGATCTACAACATCACCCACGGTCCGGGCCCCGGCCGGCGCGGGGAGGCTTTTAAGATCACCTCCCGGGACGCCCTCAACGTCTCCCAGGCCTGGCGCCAGGCTCTGCCCTTCCCCAAGATCCGCCGGGTGCAGGAACTGTGCGCCGGGGCCCTGCGGGTGCTGGGCTACCGCTCCGTGGACtcggagcaggagcagagggacCTCACCCTGGACCTGCTGCTCCCCCGGGGCAGGAGCCAGTTCAGCTGGGCTTCATCCATGTCCTTTTTCTCCCGGGAGAAGTAG